In Colletotrichum higginsianum IMI 349063 chromosome 3, whole genome shotgun sequence, a genomic segment contains:
- a CDS encoding Histidine kinase — MGFWLPESVFSGFRFGYWVPIRRGLASCSNAPPIANPHLADSSPKHFLHNTVFSIDKRSVLSDGIGRTHSRVHFSRPHMGFIATAQLGPHRSSLQVPYELTQPAMAATEKKTPNHVPDRSKAELVRQREVFKYASSFLPSVAVQDGNGQDSLRPRIASSNTTLTAFSQLCAYQTGTARSFISLFDETYQYVVAEATPALPLVPRIPHEDLLFCGDAFPRCYGACESALFQPNETRGGSSGGLSDIPVVVVPNLGVDAHLNIHSKPCVIGDTKKPRRFYASAPIQTAKGINIGIVCVMNPQPIDNWSEAQSRILRNISSSIMRYLEGNRTSAHFRSERMNKGISAFMEESFSLAGSHLSPKAADLANPFLPGEAFDSVLDEPRGRQSAPSLSRTPSSSDSDGTQPTPISESDGSQSTGSVAPVAKPGSPAPTSQPAAISASEAQSGPSCKTTNNLIFSNAAEKIRQATDTEGCLFLDAAPASFGALRSPLIEDPVRPVLDGSSASSDDGTDSSSGSTKRLPARVLGFSTSEGDGVDGYEHITRHAAVAEKLLGNLVRRYPKGKLFTFHAAYDLNPTDSSEEERLRHLSTLQDSLCPDRSLLGRQRQRPHVKAWARQNEGRDILRIFPGARSVAFVPVWDPRKNRWFAGGFIYSRQPTRTFTVEGELSYLRVFSILAVSESLRSELILDEKSKFDALSCMSHELRSPLHGIILGVELLTDTDLSADQRDIVHTLEACGRTLGDTFDHLLDYAKVNNFQTTRRPVHRGIRQGKPQSLEIGMMTLRSNVQIDLLAEEVMDSIFAGFTLQHLSIARLKTQDRTRDPNVTADLYLDSLRAKEDLSLNQSTQVAGVAFNDVLVVFDVDPECLWVFDTQPGAIRRIIMNLFGNALKYTQRGIIKVALSQRAPKREGANRERQVTITVSDTGSGIGEDFLQHQLFRPFSQENSLAPGTGLGLSLVKQMASKLRGRMSVQSQVGSGTSISVTLPLSVPPNVSTNEKHPAVDDSFHQQRMELSGLRIRLLGFDCVTTLVNGEKHDSHAKIGDMCRNWLGLEVLPKTPEAHHAVPDFVLASEDALEEWSTDPTLSMLPCVVVSANALVAYQRSKQRDEYTGITEFISQPIGPRKLAKVVLRAFDRWSALQAGRMSPGVEPSTSEISQAIIEPKIDHHGPETQPTSALTIRSSASDDSGIQAQPMLQGKPAPRPKISKTPSIQNVAVQFLLVEDNPINLKILSTYMRKLGLGFNTAINGQQAVEAYKRNPSECRYILTDVSMPVMDGFEATRHIRAYEKASDLAPATIIALTGLASSASQNEAFGSGMDLFLTKPVKLKELGAILNSL, encoded by the exons ATGGGGTTTTGGCTCCCGGAATCTGTGTTTTCGGGGTTTCGATTTGGGTACTGGGTTCCGATCCGTCGCGGTCTGGCCAGCTGCTCGAATGCTCCCCCCATCGCGAATCCACACCTTGCAGATTCCTCGCCAAAGCACTTTCTTCACAATACAGTTTTCTCTATTGATAAAAGGTCAGTGCTATCCGATGGCATTGGAAGGACACACTCAAGGGTCCATTTTTCGCGCCCGCATATGGGATTCATCGCCACTGCCCAGCTAGGACCTCACCGTTCATCGTTGCAAGTTCCATACGAACTCACTCAACCGGCCATGGCTGCCACCGAAAAAAAGACACCCAACCATGTTCCTGATCGATCGAAAGCAGAGCTTGTTCGCCAGAGGGAGGTTTTTAA ATATGCCTCGTCCTTTCTTCCCAGCGTTGCTGTACAGGATGGCAATGGTCAAGATTCACTCAGGCCACGAATTGCATCCAGCAACACGACTTTGACAGCCTTTTCTCAACTCTGTGCCTACCAGACGGGTACAGCTCGCTCCTTTATCTCACTCTTCGATGAGACGTATCAATATGTTGTTGCCGAAGCGACCCCGGCACTACCCCTCGTCCCCAGAATACCGCATGAAGACCTCTTATTCTGTGGCGATGCTTTCCCTCGTTGTTACGGAGCATGCGAGAGTGCTCTGTTCCAACCAAATGAGACACGCGGCGGCTCCAGTGGTGGTCTTTCCGACATtcccgttgtcgtcgtccccaATCTCGGGGTCGATGCGCATCTCAATATTCACTCAAAACCCTGTGTCATTGGCGACACAAAGAAGCCAAGGCGCTTCTATGCGTCAGCTCCTATCCAGACCGCCAAGGGAATCAACATTGGTATCGTTTGTGTCATGAATCCTCAGCCCATTGACAATTGGTCCGAGGCTCAAAGCCGAATATTGCGAAATATATCGTCCTCCATTATGCGCTACCTCGAAGGGAATCGGACCAGTGCTCATTTTCGTAGCGAACGGATGAACAAGGGAATCTCTGCTTTCATGGAGGAGAGCTTCAGCCTGGCTGGAAGCCACTTGAGCCCCAAGGCTGCTGATCTGGCGAATCCATTTTTGCCTGGCGAAGCTTTCGATAGTGTCTTGGACGAACCCCGTGGCAGACAGAGTGCTCCTTCGCTATCCCGAACCCCCTCTTCATCGGACTCGGACGGCACTCAACCAACGCCAATTTCCGAGTCTGACGGCAGCCAAAGTACGGGCTCTGTGGCACCGGTGGCAAAGCCGGGGAGCCCAGCCCCGACGAGTCAgcccgccgccatctcggcctccgAGGCTCAGTCGGGGCCATCGTGCAAGACCACAAACAATCTCATCTTTTCCAACGCGGCTGAGAAGATTCGTCAAGCCACGGACACGGAAGGATGTCTCTTTCTCGATGCTGCTCCTGCGAGTTTTGGTGCTCTCAGAAGCCCCCTGATTGAGGATCCAGTCAGGCCGGTGCTGGATGGATCCTCCGccagcagcgacgacggTACAGACTCGTCTTCTGGTTCTACAAAACGGCTGCCGGCTCGCGTTCTTGGGTTCTCGACCTCCGAAGGTGATGGAGTTGATGGGTATGAGCACATTACACGCCATGCAGCTGTGGCGGAGAAGCTCCTCGGAAACCTTGTCAGACGCTACCCCAAGGGCAAGTTGTTCACCTTCCATGCGGCATACGACCTCAATCCCACCGACTCGTCGGAGGAGGAACGACTAAGACACCTCTCGACACTCCAAGACAGCTTGTGTCCGGATCGCAGCTTGCTGGGGCGTCAGCGCCAGAGACCCCATGTCAAGGCCTGGGCGAGGCAAAATGAAGGCAGAGACATTCTGCGCATCTTCCCAGGGGCTCGCAGCGTCGCCTTTGTGCCTGTTTGGGACCCGAGGAAGAACCGCTGGTTCGCTGGCGGGTTTATCTACAGCCGCCAGCCAACGCGCACCTTCACAGTAGAGGGAGAGCTTAGCTATCTGCGCGTCTTCAGTATCCTGGCCGTGTCGGAATCCTTGCGTAGCGAGCTCATACTGGACGAGAAGTCCAAGTTTGACGCTTTGAGCTGCATGTCTCACGAGTTGCGATCGCCGCTTCATGGGATCattctcggcgtcgagcttcttACCGACACCGACCTGAGTGCTGACCAGAGGGACATAGTCCATACTCTCGAGGCATGCGGGAGAACTCTCGGCGATACTTTCGATCATCTTCTCGACTACGCCAAGGTCAACAATTTCCAAACCACAAGAAGACCAGTCCATAGAGGCATTCGACAAGGCAAGCCGCAGTCTCTCGAGATCGGCATGATGACGCTTAGATCCAATGTGCAGATTGACCTGCTTGCTGAAGAGGTAATGGACAGCATATTCGCCGGCTTCACCCTCCAGCACCTGTCTATCGCTCGGCTCAAAACTCAAGACAGGACTCGAGATCCCAATGTCACCGCCGATCTATATCTCGACAGTTTGAGGGCAAAGGAGGATCTCAGTCTTAACCAATCTACCCAAGTCGCCGGAGTCGCCTTCAACGATGTCTTGGTTGTGTTCGATGTCGACCCCGAGTGTCTTTGGGTTTTTGACACCCAACCTGGCGCGATCCGCCGAATAATCATGAACCTCTTTGGCAACGCTTTGAAATACACGCAGCGCGGAATCATCAAAGTAGCTCTCAGTCAGAGAGCTCCCAAGAGAGAGGGCGCCAACCGGGAGCGACAAGTAACCATCACTGTTTCCGACACTGGCTCTGGAATTGGCGAGGACTTCTTGCAGCATCAGTTGTTTAGACCCTTTTCACAAGAGAATTCGCTAGCTCCCGGAACTGGCCTTGGGCTCAGTCTGGTCAAGCAGATGGCCTCCAAGCTTCGAGGTCGCATGTCGGTGCAGAGCCAAGTTGGTAGTGGAACATCGATCAGTGTGACACTACCGCTCTCCGTGCCCCCAAACGTTTCTACCAACGAAAAGCATCCGGCTGTAGATGACTCTTTTCATCAGCAGCGAATGGAGCTTTCGGGGTTGCGTATTCGCTTGCTTGGCTTCGACTGCGTCACGACATTAGTCAATGGCGAGAAACACGACAGCCATGCAAAGATTGGGGACATGTGCCGCAACTGGCTAGGGTTGGAAGTGCTCCCGAAGACCCCGGAGGCACACCATGCCGTCCCTGACTTTGTACTGGCGTCAGAAGATGCCTTGGAAGAATGGTCAACGGACCCGACTCTTTCCATGCTGCCATGTGTAGTTGTGTCGGCCAATGCGCTGGTCGCCTACCAACGTTCCAAACAACGGGACGAATACACAGGAATCACGGAATTCATTTCACAACC CATTGGGCCCCGAAAACTCGCCAAAGTGGTCTTGCGGGCCTTTGATCGATGGTCAGCACTGCAAGCAGGGAGGATGAGCCCCGGAGTGGAACCGTCAACTTCAGAGATATCCCAGGCCATCATCGAGCCCAAGATAGACCACCATGGGCCGGAAACTCAGCCGACGAGCGCCTTAACGATACGGTCCTCGGCCTCAGACGACTCGGGCATTCAGGCACAGCCAATGCTGCAAGGCAAACCTGCGCCGCGACCGAAGATTTCGAAGACGCCTTCCATCCAGAATGTGGCTGTT